From one Streptococcus pneumoniae genomic stretch:
- a CDS encoding SAG1250 family conjugative relaxase, which produces MVVTKHYATHGRKYRKSLIKYILNPDKTEQLKLVSDFGMSNYLDFPSYEELVDMYNANFVNNDRLYDFRNDRQQVKQTKIHAHHLIQSFSPDDNLTPEEINRIGYETVKELTGGNFRFIVATHTDKSHTHNHILINSVDLNSDKKLKWDYAQERNLRMISDRLAKEAGAKILTPNRYSHAKFVTYRKTNKKFELKQRLYFLMENSKNFDDFLEKAVALNVQIDFSRKHSRFLMPDMDMKQVIRGDQLDKRGPFTEDYFREQFAKHAIEQRLEFLLPRAHDLFHLLEIAEQLHLTISLKQKNVIFTLKDSKQSISIENKKVSQKNLYDVQFFKDYFENRKQAESIISENLVADFEAYREKQDTDKIVKDDLYQAYQDFKEKRDQIQEFEVVLAEHQIDKLVNEGIFIRINYGIKRDGLVFIPNRHLDIKEAEVGKSYHAFIRETAQFFIYNKENSGLNRYMRGRDLIRQLTHDSKNIPKRRRSTLASLKEKIAEINLLIELDTNNQSYLEVKHELVKEIAQLELAITDLQDKLTHLNKVAEVLLNLNNSDSESRRLARYDYEKMNLTAAVQLEQVEEEIKSAQQVLDKLINDYEYKVNRLEQFSQTLCCSTPSLNRIDYLNTNGFDF; this is translated from the coding sequence ATGGTAGTTACTAAGCACTATGCGACTCATGGGAGGAAGTATCGTAAGAGTCTGATTAAGTATATTTTAAATCCTGATAAGACTGAACAGCTGAAATTAGTATCTGACTTTGGTATGAGTAACTATTTAGATTTTCCAAGCTATGAAGAGTTAGTTGATATGTATAATGCTAATTTTGTTAATAACGACAGACTTTATGACTTCAGAAATGACCGTCAACAAGTCAAGCAAACTAAAATCCATGCGCATCATTTAATTCAATCTTTTTCTCCAGATGACAATCTCACTCCTGAAGAAATCAATCGTATTGGTTATGAGACAGTAAAAGAATTGACTGGAGGAAATTTTCGCTTCATCGTAGCCACTCATACAGACAAGTCGCATACCCATAACCATATACTTATCAATTCTGTTGACCTAAATTCAGATAAGAAACTTAAATGGGATTACGCTCAGGAGCGGAATCTACGGATGATTTCTGATCGTTTAGCCAAAGAAGCAGGAGCAAAGATATTGACACCTAATCGATATTCTCACGCAAAGTTTGTCACTTATCGAAAGACCAATAAAAAATTTGAACTCAAGCAACGACTTTATTTTCTCATGGAAAACAGTAAAAATTTTGATGACTTTTTGGAAAAGGCGGTAGCTTTAAATGTTCAGATAGATTTTTCACGTAAACATTCCCGCTTTTTGATGCCAGATATGGATATGAAACAAGTCATTCGTGGAGACCAGCTGGATAAGCGAGGGCCGTTTACGGAAGATTATTTTAGAGAGCAGTTTGCCAAGCATGCCATAGAACAACGACTCGAGTTTTTATTACCAAGGGCACATGATTTATTTCATCTTTTAGAAATAGCAGAACAGCTTCATTTGACTATTTCCCTAAAGCAGAAGAATGTTATTTTCACATTGAAGGATTCTAAGCAAAGTATCTCAATTGAAAACAAAAAAGTTAGTCAAAAAAATTTATATGATGTTCAATTTTTCAAAGATTACTTTGAAAATAGGAAACAAGCAGAATCTATTATTTCAGAAAATCTTGTGGCTGATTTTGAGGCTTATCGTGAGAAGCAGGATACAGATAAGATAGTTAAGGATGATTTGTATCAGGCTTATCAAGATTTCAAAGAGAAGCGAGATCAAATTCAGGAATTTGAGGTGGTGCTTGCAGAGCATCAGATTGATAAGTTGGTCAATGAAGGCATATTTATCAGAATCAATTATGGAATCAAAAGAGACGGCTTGGTATTTATTCCAAACCGTCATTTAGATATTAAGGAAGCAGAAGTGGGCAAGTCTTATCATGCCTTTATTCGCGAGACAGCTCAGTTTTTCATTTATAACAAGGAGAATTCTGGATTGAATCGCTACATGCGAGGGCGTGATTTAATCCGTCAGTTGACACATGATAGCAAGAATATCCCCAAACGCAGACGATCGACGCTAGCAAGCCTCAAGGAAAAGATTGCAGAAATAAATCTCCTTATCGAATTGGACACTAACAATCAGTCTTATCTAGAAGTTAAACATGAACTAGTCAAAGAGATTGCTCAACTAGAGTTGGCTATCACGGACTTACAGGATAAGCTCACTCATCTTAATAAAGTGGCCGAAGTGCTGCTCAATCTTAACAACTCAGATTCAGAAAGCAGACGTTTAGCCAGATATGATTATGAAAAGATGAACCTGACTGCTGCCGTGCAACTGGAACAAGTTGAGGAAGAAATCAAGTCAGCTCAGCAAGTCTTGGATAAGTTGATAAATGATTATGAATATAAAGTTAACAGACTAGAGCAATTTAGCCAAACACTTTGCTGTTCTACACCTTCTTTGAACCGTATAGACTATCTAAATACAAATGGATTTGATTTCTAA
- a CDS encoding RNA-directed DNA polymerase, whose protein sequence is MNNKFLKQEWFLTTEVLPFELPIFFSNAPIKNNLEALINLVPTDLKKFNAQFNDKYTIPLNYEIPKNNGGYRTISLMHPSSQLKFMFYIMRYEYLLINYLQKSKFNVRKVQKNNTITHNESKALHQERLKIEQDFGITGNSSITNEELDRFFKKYFTYNKNHKLSGIMKSPGFHRDSLKYRFFSKLDIQNFFGSIYTHSITWAIVGDKHSGKGYASQNLKNTFATQSDIIQQKSNDNETNGIMIGPEINRIIADLILTHCDYNVEKQLDSKDIKFDKDYKIYRFVDDYYVFSSTYEILETIEQEIARELSNFNLKLNFEKHQIKEQPFSLSDTPIIQLKQLLNIFSNNREINQLKLLKNDSLEKYQQLEPSYKLSITQILINEPAWIQLYETIRDIVSTTPSSKRRITLYFLKFISLKIYEPIFMGSESTYFFKYLRTIYIALEEINNIYSIHPDSDTTKAYIKTLMKFRASLSNLRSIINKNKEEFIKNSENYLSDIENRIFENIYRILKNNSNRINNISDLIVYLKSFDKKLSTQFLCQLLDENPEDYFTLCAVGYYIIGDETRYRVVLKYLFKSILNFIQNYQTHTISLLEDAKYFYILNDFLHYPEFQKLKIKRKFAKDILQESKNKELNKLGQDSIYYVIFNRLMEQSYYNWNLKQIDFEKLQIQKIIIDKNNSSFDDY, encoded by the coding sequence ATGAATAATAAATTTCTCAAACAAGAGTGGTTTTTGACTACTGAAGTTTTACCTTTTGAACTTCCCATTTTTTTCTCCAATGCACCAATAAAAAACAATTTAGAAGCATTAATAAATCTTGTCCCGACTGATCTTAAAAAATTTAACGCTCAATTCAATGATAAGTACACTATTCCTCTAAATTATGAAATACCTAAAAACAATGGTGGATATAGAACAATTTCTTTAATGCATCCAAGCTCACAACTGAAATTTATGTTTTATATAATGAGATATGAGTATCTTTTGATAAACTATCTTCAAAAGTCGAAATTCAATGTTCGTAAAGTCCAAAAAAACAATACAATAACACATAATGAAAGCAAAGCACTACATCAAGAACGATTAAAAATCGAACAAGATTTTGGCATTACAGGAAATAGTAGTATTACAAACGAAGAACTAGATCGTTTTTTCAAGAAATATTTTACTTACAATAAAAATCATAAATTATCAGGTATAATGAAGTCCCCTGGCTTTCATAGGGACAGTTTAAAATATCGTTTTTTTTCTAAGCTTGATATCCAGAACTTTTTTGGAAGTATATATACACATTCAATTACATGGGCAATAGTTGGAGATAAGCATTCTGGTAAAGGATATGCTAGTCAAAATTTGAAGAATACTTTTGCCACTCAGTCAGATATTATACAACAAAAAAGTAATGACAATGAAACAAATGGTATTATGATTGGACCAGAAATAAACAGAATAATTGCCGATCTCATCCTAACTCATTGTGATTATAATGTTGAAAAACAACTAGATAGCAAAGATATTAAATTTGATAAAGACTATAAAATTTATCGTTTTGTTGATGACTACTATGTTTTTTCCTCTACGTATGAAATATTAGAAACTATTGAGCAGGAAATTGCCAGAGAGCTTTCAAATTTCAATTTAAAACTAAATTTTGAAAAACACCAAATCAAAGAACAACCCTTCTCGCTATCTGATACCCCTATCATACAGTTAAAACAACTTCTTAATATATTTTCTAATAATCGTGAAATAAATCAATTAAAGTTATTAAAAAATGACAGTTTAGAAAAATATCAGCAACTTGAGCCCTCCTATAAACTTTCGATAACACAGATTTTAATCAATGAGCCTGCTTGGATACAACTATACGAAACAATAAGGGACATTGTTAGCACTACCCCTAGTTCTAAAAGACGAATCACTTTATATTTTTTAAAATTTATTTCTCTGAAAATTTATGAACCAATTTTTATGGGCAGTGAAAGCACTTATTTTTTCAAGTACCTTCGTACAATATATATTGCTTTAGAGGAAATAAACAATATTTACTCAATACACCCTGACTCTGACACAACCAAAGCATACATTAAAACTCTAATGAAATTTAGAGCCTCGTTATCCAATTTAAGATCAATAATCAATAAAAATAAAGAAGAATTTATAAAAAACAGTGAAAACTATCTATCAGATATTGAGAATAGAATATTCGAAAATATCTATAGAATATTGAAGAATAACTCAAATAGAATCAATAATATATCTGATTTAATTGTATATTTAAAGTCTTTTGACAAGAAGTTGAGCACACAATTTTTGTGTCAACTACTAGATGAAAATCCAGAGGATTACTTTACTCTCTGTGCTGTTGGATATTATATAATCGGGGATGAAACTAGATATAGGGTCGTCTTAAAGTATCTATTTAAGTCAATATTGAATTTTATCCAAAATTACCAAACACATACAATCAGCCTTTTAGAAGATGCTAAATATTTTTATATTTTAAATGACTTTCTTCATTATCCAGAATTTCAAAAACTAAAAATAAAAAGAAAATTTGCAAAAGATATCTTACAAGAATCCAAAAATAAAGAATTAAATAAGCTAGGACAGGACAGTATTTATTACGTAATTTTCAATCGGCTTATGGAGCAGTCTTATTATAACTGGAATCTAAAACAAATTGATTTTGAAAAATTACAAATTCAAAAAATAATCATTGATAAAAATAATTCTTCTTTTGATGATTACTAA
- a CDS encoding DUF5945 family protein, with product MTKPWNFDQPLDDKTPTSSAEERAKIAALFHQNEATLTEEVDYVSAFEMEQQRAKKKAEPKGKETPIPVKAQAPNITNDYKQHLAQIIAQNNDDIAQSQKKIEELHQLIDEKNKHTKKLQAISAAIDDL from the coding sequence ATGACAAAACCTTGGAACTTTGACCAACCACTAGATGATAAAACGCCAACATCATCTGCAGAAGAACGGGCGAAAATCGCCGCACTATTTCATCAAAATGAGGCAACACTTACTGAAGAAGTTGACTATGTTTCAGCATTTGAAATGGAGCAACAACGAGCGAAAAAAAAGGCGGAGCCTAAGGGGAAAGAAACACCAATCCCTGTTAAAGCTCAAGCTCCAAACATTACAAACGACTACAAACAACATCTAGCCCAGATTATCGCTCAAAATAATGACGATATTGCACAGAGCCAGAAGAAAATTGAAGAATTGCATCAGTTGATTGATGAGAAGAACAAGCATACTAAGAAGCTACAAGCTATTTCAGCAGCGATTGATGATTTATAA
- the mobC gene encoding plasmid mobilization relaxosome protein MobC — MENRYRTNLKKVFLTDQELAILNNHISQSQCKNFSSYARKVLLNPDMTFLTIDTSNYEDLVFELRRIGNNLNQIARTVNQTHILTLSDREFLVHGIGQLIKEVEKDFDIKCHQLREFYGSY, encoded by the coding sequence ATGGAAAATCGTTATCGAACGAATCTTAAAAAAGTATTTTTGACAGATCAAGAACTTGCCATTTTGAACAACCATATCAGTCAAAGTCAGTGTAAAAATTTTTCTTCCTATGCCAGAAAGGTGTTACTTAATCCTGATATGACTTTCTTGACGATTGATACAAGTAACTACGAAGATTTAGTTTTTGAGTTGCGACGTATCGGGAATAATCTCAATCAAATCGCACGGACAGTTAACCAAACTCATATCTTAACACTAAGTGATAGAGAATTTTTGGTGCATGGCATTGGCCAGCTCATCAAGGAAGTGGAGAAAGATTTCGACATCAAGTGCCACCAGTTGAGAGAATTTTATGGTAGTTACTAA
- the pezT gene encoding type II toxin-antitoxin system toxin PezT, with product MTLEKFSQIDFERALKRTIRSLTRGKTASEQPQAILLGGQSGAGKTTIHRIKQKEFQGNIIIIDGDSYRSQHPNYLALQEKYGKDSVEYTKQFAGKMVEHLVDELSQLGYHLLIEGTLRTTEVPRKTAQLLKSKGYQVSLALIATKPELSYLSTLIRYEELYAIDPSQARATPKEHHDYIVNHLVENVRELENEQLFRQMQIYQRDRNCVFDSETDDGSAAEVLQDCLFGNWSKVEEEMMKDGDYHLEKLLAMNSGS from the coding sequence ATGACCTTAGAAAAATTTAGTCAGATAGATTTTGAACGGGCTTTGAAACGAACGATTCGGTCTTTAACACGTGGTAAAACGGCTTCTGAGCAGCCGCAAGCTATTTTACTAGGTGGGCAAAGCGGAGCAGGCAAGACAACGATTCACCGTATCAAACAAAAGGAATTTCAAGGGAACATCATTATTATTGATGGGGATAGTTATCGCTCCCAACACCCGAATTATTTAGCTTTGCAGGAAAAATATGGCAAGGACAGCGTTGAATACACCAAACAATTCGCAGGAAAAATGGTGGAACATCTTGTGGATGAACTGAGCCAATTGGGCTATCATTTGTTAATTGAAGGAACGCTAAGAACCACGGAAGTCCCTCGAAAGACAGCTCAACTATTGAAATCAAAAGGGTATCAAGTCTCACTAGCCTTAATTGCGACGAAGCCTGAGTTATCCTATCTCAGTACCTTGATTCGTTATGAGGAACTCTATGCGATAGATCCAAGTCAAGCAAGAGCAACCCCGAAGGAACACCATGATTACATTGTGAATCATTTGGTTGAGAATGTACGAGAGTTAGAGAACGAACAACTCTTCAGGCAGATGCAGATTTACCAAAGAGATAGAAATTGTGTATTTGATTCCGAAACAGATGATGGTTCCGCAGCAGAAGTTCTACAAGACTGCCTCTTTGGAAATTGGAGCAAGGTGGAGGAGGAGATGATGAAGGATGGGGATTATCATTTAGAAAAGTTATTGGCTATGAATAGTGGTAGTTAA
- a CDS encoding SAG1252 family conjugative relaxosome accessory protein, giving the protein MKQDIKLVRKQFRMTRQEESVIKKMMKDQQIDSFSEFLRHNLFKSNSNDKTIELWFSLWQLQKIEQIGRDILKVTTLAEQNQQLTSEDLRIILTCVQELIAEVEKSVPLSTDFRDKYMGV; this is encoded by the coding sequence ATGAAACAGGATATTAAACTCGTTAGAAAGCAGTTTAGAATGACGAGACAAGAGGAAAGCGTGATAAAAAAGATGATGAAAGACCAGCAGATAGACAGTTTTTCAGAATTTCTTCGTCATAATCTATTTAAGAGTAATAGCAACGATAAAACTATTGAGCTATGGTTCTCCCTATGGCAGTTACAAAAGATTGAACAAATCGGCCGAGATATTTTGAAGGTGACAACCTTGGCAGAACAAAATCAACAGCTTACATCAGAGGACCTACGGATTATTTTGACCTGTGTTCAGGAATTGATAGCAGAAGTTGAGAAATCTGTTCCTCTTAGCACTGATTTTCGAGATAAGTACATGGGAGTCTAG
- the pezA gene encoding type II toxin-antitoxin system antitoxin PezA, giving the protein MIGDNISSLRKKHDLTQTEFANIVGISRNSLSRYENGSSPITTELIDTICQKFNVSYVDLVGEEKMLTPVEDYQLTLKIEVLKERGTAILSRLYRYQDGQGIAFDDEFNPWILMSDDLSDLLNTKIYLVDSFEALERYNGYLDGIERMLELASHQVVA; this is encoded by the coding sequence ATGATTGGAGATAATATTAGTTCACTGCGAAAAAAGCATGACTTAACACAGACAGAGTTTGCGAACATTGTTGGCATTTCACGCAATAGCCTCAGCCGTTATGAAAATGGCTCAAGCCCGATTACAACTGAATTAATTGATACTATCTGTCAAAAATTCAATGTGTCTTATGTCGATTTGGTTGGAGAAGAAAAAATGCTTACCCCAGTAGAAGACTATCAGTTAACCTTAAAAATAGAGGTGTTGAAAGAGCGGGGAACTGCCATTTTATCTCGATTGTATCGCTACCAAGACGGACAAGGAATTGCCTTTGACGATGAGTTTAATCCATGGATTTTGATGAGTGATGACTTGTCTGATTTACTGAATACGAAGATTTACCTTGTAGATTCCTTTGAGGCATTAGAACGCTATAATGGCTATTTAGATGGGATTGAGAGGATGTTGGAGTTAGCCAGTCATCAGGTGGTGGCTTAA
- a CDS encoding DNA primase produces the protein MTALTNLKQISILDVAANLGYQFNRVSGQVYEHPDHDSFRIFADTNTFKWFSRDIQGDVIDFVQLVSGVSFKEALAFLKTGQFEQVQIVESVPQPFRYYLPEESFKQARTYLNQVRGLNDETINAFGRQGLLAQASYQTREYRESVLVCKSYDHNGVLKGASLQGIVKNDERHERGYLKKIMKHSHGYVGISFDIGKPNRLIFCESVIDLMSYVQCHKDKLSNVRLVSMEGLKQSVIAYQTLRLAAEEQGKLSFLDTINPGRLSHYLQAIKDTTTYFQTHEDLITLAVDNDQAGRDFCQKLLDTGLPIQADLPPLLENKDKTDWNDIIKRNQEPSLSEAIQSAQIQILRTNPPPKQSRMIEL, from the coding sequence ATGACAGCATTAACAAATCTCAAACAAATATCGATTTTAGACGTGGCCGCTAACTTAGGCTATCAGTTTAACAGAGTATCAGGTCAGGTGTACGAGCACCCAGACCATGATTCCTTTCGTATTTTTGCGGATACCAATACCTTTAAGTGGTTTTCAAGGGACATTCAAGGGGATGTGATTGATTTTGTGCAGTTAGTGTCAGGCGTTTCGTTTAAGGAAGCTCTAGCTTTTCTTAAAACTGGCCAATTTGAACAAGTTCAGATAGTAGAAAGTGTTCCTCAGCCATTTCGTTATTATTTACCTGAAGAAAGCTTTAAACAAGCAAGAACGTATTTGAACCAAGTTCGTGGATTAAATGATGAGACGATCAATGCCTTTGGACGTCAAGGGCTTTTAGCTCAAGCAAGCTATCAGACAAGGGAGTACAGAGAATCCGTTCTAGTTTGTAAGAGCTATGACCATAATGGCGTTTTGAAAGGAGCTAGTCTTCAGGGAATTGTGAAGAATGATGAGCGACATGAGCGAGGTTATCTCAAGAAAATCATGAAACATTCGCATGGCTATGTGGGAATTAGTTTTGATATAGGCAAACCCAATCGTCTTATCTTTTGCGAGTCGGTGATTGATCTGATGAGTTATGTTCAATGCCATAAGGACAAATTATCAAATGTTCGACTGGTCTCCATGGAGGGACTAAAACAGTCGGTGATTGCCTATCAGACCCTACGTTTAGCCGCAGAGGAACAAGGCAAGCTCTCTTTTTTAGATACTATCAATCCTGGTCGATTAAGTCATTATTTGCAGGCAATAAAAGATACGACAACCTATTTTCAGACACATGAGGACTTGATAACGCTAGCAGTGGATAATGACCAAGCTGGACGAGATTTTTGTCAAAAACTATTGGATACGGGACTACCCATTCAAGCAGACCTGCCACCATTACTAGAAAATAAAGATAAGACGGATTGGAATGACATTATCAAAAGAAATCAGGAGCCTTCTTTGTCAGAGGCCATACAGTCTGCCCAAATACAAATTTTAAGAACCAATCCTCCACCTAAACAATCACGGATGATAGAATTGTGA
- a CDS encoding response regulator transcription factor, with amino-acid sequence MDIFVLEDDFLQQTRLEQVIKRLLERHQIEPTYFDIFGKPDQLISAIHKRGSHQLFFLDIEIKSEELKGLQVAKQIRAIDPYAIIVFVTTHSEFMPLSFRYQVLALDYIDKELAESDFESRIETALLYAKSKEGKTIADDSFYFKSKYAQVQYPFEDVYYIETSPRPHRVILYTKTDRMEFTASLSDILKQEKRLVQCHRSFAINPKNVIKVDRQAKVLYFPNGASCLIARQKMEAILSVIEHLH; translated from the coding sequence ATGGATATTTTTGTGTTGGAAGATGATTTTTTACAACAAACTCGACTTGAGCAAGTGATTAAAAGATTGCTAGAGAGGCATCAGATTGAGCCGACGTATTTTGACATTTTTGGAAAGCCTGATCAGTTGATTAGCGCAATTCATAAGAGAGGTTCTCATCAGCTGTTCTTTTTGGATATTGAGATAAAGTCAGAAGAACTCAAAGGTCTTCAAGTTGCGAAACAGATTCGAGCGATAGACCCTTATGCGATTATTGTATTTGTAACAACTCACTCTGAGTTTATGCCATTATCATTTCGTTATCAAGTATTGGCATTGGATTATATTGATAAGGAATTAGCTGAGAGTGACTTTGAATCTCGCATAGAAACAGCTCTACTCTACGCAAAGAGTAAGGAGGGGAAAACAATAGCTGATGATTCTTTTTATTTCAAATCGAAATATGCTCAGGTTCAATATCCTTTTGAAGACGTCTATTATATAGAGACTTCTCCACGTCCTCATCGAGTTATCCTTTATACGAAGACTGACCGAATGGAATTTACTGCGAGCTTATCAGATATTTTAAAACAGGAGAAGAGATTAGTGCAATGTCATCGTTCATTTGCTATCAATCCTAAGAATGTTATCAAGGTTGACAGGCAGGCTAAGGTCCTTTATTTTCCGAATGGAGCAAGTTGTTTGATTGCACGACAAAAGATGGAGGCAATCTTGTCAGTGATTGAGCATCTACACTAA
- a CDS encoding LytTR family DNA-binding domain-containing protein, whose product MNFMMIKTKQHAMKVRIADIYYIKSHPVKPHYIEIVTEKRNYDVLEKLQNIESLYSDYFVRCHRNCLVNISKVTEINLQGKTILLGDEGAHQVRFSRRRYQQLVEQWLNKGDF is encoded by the coding sequence ATGAATTTTATGATGATAAAAACGAAACAACATGCGATGAAGGTGAGGATAGCTGATATTTATTACATAAAATCACATCCAGTCAAACCGCACTATATTGAGATTGTGACTGAAAAAAGGAACTATGATGTTTTAGAGAAACTTCAGAATATAGAAAGCCTATATTCAGATTATTTTGTTAGATGTCATAGAAATTGTTTAGTCAATATTTCAAAAGTGACTGAGATTAATTTGCAAGGTAAGACGATTCTTCTTGGAGATGAGGGTGCACATCAGGTTCGTTTTTCTAGACGTCGTTATCAACAGTTAGTAGAACAATGGCTCAATAAAGGAGATTTTTAG
- a CDS encoding RNA-directed DNA polymerase, with protein MKFNSMFVGIIQDGRQVYKLRESKDKSLRPTLNALNTEIVNKFNLSIPNRNAIIKSLIQFLSQGNIYCNQSDLEATPQDFYVIKADIKNFFPSINKHRLYKKLVRSSLLKDCSMDIIKTFIFNSDISGIPLGMPFSNALSEVYLEQFDDAIRRKFSPIFYVRYVDDILIIKNYPSGDNIDETKEKQLLFAQLNKIGLSGNSDKTSIYKYKTNSIEFEYLGYNFSISVKKVKNKVIRKFHIDISKKKYDKKILNRITRYFKYYNSSSSTDEDFWILYYRIKNLIYGVTSSGEKGIDHKLKFGIGFNYKFINSDDILKKLLKTFHYFRKKYSGRFTSEQTAYLFSLITVNSSSKGRIILNQFSDTDDILLLLKKRVTYTKYSISKLEEIAQRIGCSSITRSNDSLYRYNLQIQIMKKLRIR; from the coding sequence ATGAAATTTAATTCAATGTTTGTAGGAATAATACAAGATGGCAGACAAGTTTATAAATTAAGAGAGAGTAAAGATAAGTCATTACGACCTACATTAAATGCTTTAAACACCGAGATAGTTAATAAATTTAATCTGAGCATCCCGAATAGGAATGCTATTATTAAATCATTGATTCAATTTTTAAGTCAAGGTAATATTTATTGCAATCAATCAGATTTAGAGGCAACGCCTCAGGATTTTTATGTAATAAAAGCAGATATTAAAAACTTTTTTCCATCAATCAACAAGCACAGACTATATAAAAAATTAGTTAGATCGTCTTTGTTAAAAGATTGTAGTATGGATATTATTAAAACATTTATATTTAATAGCGATATCTCTGGTATTCCTTTAGGAATGCCGTTTTCTAATGCACTATCTGAAGTTTATTTAGAACAATTTGATGATGCTATAAGGCGAAAATTTTCTCCAATTTTTTATGTAAGATATGTGGATGATATATTAATAATAAAAAATTATCCTAGTGGCGATAATATTGATGAAACTAAGGAAAAGCAATTATTATTCGCTCAATTAAATAAAATTGGTTTATCAGGAAATAGTGATAAAACTAGTATCTATAAGTATAAAACCAATAGTATTGAATTTGAATATTTAGGATATAACTTTAGTATTTCAGTAAAAAAGGTAAAAAATAAAGTAATAAGAAAATTTCATATTGACATTTCTAAAAAAAAGTATGATAAAAAAATTCTGAATAGAATTACGCGATATTTTAAATATTATAATTCTTCCAGTTCTACTGATGAAGATTTCTGGATTCTCTATTATAGAATAAAAAATTTGATCTATGGAGTTACTTCTAGCGGTGAAAAGGGAATTGACCATAAGTTGAAATTTGGAATTGGTTTTAATTATAAGTTTATCAATTCTGACGATATATTAAAAAAACTTTTGAAGACATTTCACTATTTTAGGAAGAAATACTCTGGACGATTTACCTCGGAGCAAACTGCATACCTATTTAGTTTGATTACTGTTAATTCAAGTTCTAAAGGAAGAATCATCCTTAACCAATTTTCTGATACTGACGATATATTACTTTTGCTCAAAAAAAGAGTAACTTATACTAAGTATTCAATTTCAAAGTTAGAAGAAATTGCTCAGCGTATTGGATGTTCTTCAATTACTCGAAGCAACGATAGCTTATATAGATATAATTTACAAATACAGATTATGAAAAAATTAAGAATTCGTTAA